A genomic window from Cloacibacillus evryensis DSM 19522 includes:
- a CDS encoding ATP synthase subunit C, which translates to MFGLILSCGTVVTLMTAGYILQRKGFRGGRKIYATVLGLSALLVFTGAVLALFSGTSFAAEGAAAAKEVSVGAGLGFIAAACATGIACLGAGLAVANVGAAALGLVGEKPEMLGTTLIYLGLAEGIAIYGVIISLLIIQRL; encoded by the coding sequence ATGTTTGGATTGATATTGAGCTGCGGTACGGTGGTAACTCTGATGACAGCCGGATATATACTCCAGCGTAAGGGATTCCGCGGCGGCAGGAAAATCTATGCGACCGTACTGGGGCTCTCGGCGCTTCTAGTCTTCACGGGAGCGGTGCTTGCCCTCTTCTCGGGCACGTCGTTCGCCGCGGAGGGCGCGGCGGCGGCTAAAGAGGTATCGGTCGGAGCCGGACTCGGCTTCATCGCGGCGGCGTGCGCCACGGGCATCGCCTGCCTCGGCGCGGGACTTGCCGTCGCCAACGTCGGCGCCGCGGCCCTCGGACTCGTCGGTGAAAAGCCGGAAATGCTTGGAACGACGCTCATCTACCTCGGACTTGCGGAAGGTATCGCCATCTACGGCGTCATCATTTCACTGCTTATAATCCAGCGGCTGTAG
- a CDS encoding V-type ATP synthase subunit E, with amino-acid sequence MKEVSNEKISNLRDIILDRADNEKKVNMAQGRREADDWLTHETEKLQRETNLILQDARKRAEDIRRRQILSAEREKSTETLRLQNRILSDSMGRLQDKLVHLRERADYSDILTGMCIDAVESLGTKTPLKLRLSAVDLALADEVIAKTLAFNHELTLTFDPDPAPILGGCWVATADGHRQVNMDWQSITQEMADSLAERLLPLL; translated from the coding sequence ATGAAGGAAGTATCAAACGAAAAGATAAGCAATCTTAGAGATATAATATTGGACCGCGCCGACAACGAGAAAAAGGTCAACATGGCGCAGGGCCGCCGCGAGGCGGACGATTGGCTCACGCACGAGACAGAAAAGCTCCAGCGCGAGACGAACCTCATCCTCCAGGACGCGCGCAAGCGCGCGGAGGACATCCGCCGCCGCCAGATACTCTCCGCTGAACGTGAAAAATCAACGGAGACATTACGTCTGCAAAACCGGATACTTTCGGACTCTATGGGACGCCTTCAGGACAAGCTGGTACACCTCAGAGAGCGCGCGGACTATTCTGACATCCTGACGGGGATGTGTATTGACGCGGTCGAATCGCTCGGCACCAAGACACCGCTCAAACTGAGGCTTTCGGCGGTAGATCTGGCCCTAGCCGACGAAGTGATCGCGAAGACGCTCGCCTTCAACCATGAACTCACCCTTACGTTCGACCCCGATCCGGCTCCCATACTGGGCGGCTGCTGGGTGGCCACGGCGGACGGGCACAGACAGGTGAACATGGACTGGCAGAGCATTACCCAAGAGATGGCGGATTCTCTGGCGGAACGCCTCCTGCCTCTGCTGTAG
- a CDS encoding V-type ATP synthase subunit A: protein MELKNNSQNLHQGTVEFVNGPVIKANGMRDFGMREVVKVGPHKLMGEIIKMDGDNATIQVYEDTDGLRIYEDVTGTGEPLSIELGPGLIGSFFDGIGRPLDSLLEKEGMYISPGTSVNMIDRERLWNVTPVAKVGDLVSGGMVLATIQETPLLVHKVMTPPNFEGEITWIIPSGKHHANSDVARVKDAFGREVSIPMIQRWPVRTPRPYRERLLPNEPFVTGQRVIDGLFPLAKGGTACIPGGFGTGKTVTQHQLAKWGDAQVVIYIGCGERGNEMTDVLEQFPVLEDPRSGRPLMERTILIANTSNMPVAAREASIYTGITIAEYFRDMGYDVAIMADSTSRWAEALRELSGRLEEIPAEEGFPAYLPSRLAEFYERAGRVVTIGGENGSVSVIGAVSPPGGDFTEPVTRHTKRFIRCFWGLDKNLANARHYPAISWTDSYSEYAAEVDGWFCTNVDARWGELREEVRNILAEDNKIQQVIKLVGEDVLPDDQRLIAFTAFLIKNGYLQQNSFGSDSYSPPMKGFEILSVILEFHHKAMELVHKDIPISLIKDDESIDSITHLRELAAEDKEGFDQLRKRIDAHLERVAAERTRKLRGGE from the coding sequence TTGGAACTTAAAAATAATTCGCAAAATCTCCATCAGGGAACCGTCGAATTCGTCAACGGCCCCGTCATAAAGGCGAACGGCATGCGCGACTTCGGAATGCGGGAGGTCGTGAAGGTCGGTCCTCACAAGCTGATGGGAGAAATAATAAAGATGGACGGCGACAACGCCACCATCCAGGTCTACGAAGACACCGACGGCCTGCGCATCTACGAGGATGTGACCGGCACCGGCGAACCTCTCTCGATCGAGCTCGGCCCCGGACTGATAGGCAGCTTTTTCGACGGCATCGGACGCCCGCTGGACTCGCTCCTTGAAAAAGAGGGCATGTACATTTCGCCGGGGACCTCGGTAAACATGATAGACCGCGAGCGCCTCTGGAACGTGACTCCGGTAGCCAAGGTCGGAGACCTCGTCTCCGGCGGCATGGTACTGGCGACCATCCAGGAGACGCCGCTGCTGGTACATAAGGTAATGACGCCCCCCAACTTTGAGGGCGAGATCACTTGGATAATCCCCTCCGGAAAGCACCACGCCAACAGCGACGTCGCAAGGGTGAAGGACGCCTTCGGACGCGAGGTCTCCATTCCGATGATCCAGCGCTGGCCGGTGCGCACGCCGCGCCCCTACCGTGAAAGGCTCCTGCCGAACGAGCCCTTCGTCACGGGACAGCGCGTCATAGACGGCCTCTTTCCGCTCGCGAAGGGCGGCACCGCCTGCATCCCCGGAGGATTCGGCACCGGAAAGACAGTCACCCAGCACCAGCTCGCCAAATGGGGCGACGCGCAGGTCGTCATCTACATCGGCTGCGGAGAGCGCGGCAATGAGATGACCGACGTCCTCGAGCAGTTCCCCGTGCTGGAAGACCCGCGCTCCGGCCGCCCGCTGATGGAGCGCACGATCTTGATCGCGAACACCTCCAACATGCCGGTCGCGGCGCGCGAAGCTTCCATATATACCGGCATCACGATCGCGGAATACTTCCGCGACATGGGCTACGACGTGGCGATCATGGCCGACTCGACCTCACGCTGGGCGGAGGCCCTGCGCGAACTGTCGGGACGACTTGAAGAGATCCCCGCGGAAGAGGGCTTCCCGGCCTACCTGCCGAGCCGCCTCGCGGAATTCTATGAACGCGCGGGACGCGTCGTCACCATCGGCGGCGAAAACGGAAGCGTCAGCGTCATCGGCGCCGTCTCCCCTCCGGGAGGAGACTTCACGGAGCCTGTAACGCGCCACACCAAGCGCTTCATCCGCTGCTTCTGGGGACTCGACAAGAACCTCGCGAACGCCCGCCACTACCCCGCCATCTCCTGGACGGACTCCTACAGCGAGTACGCCGCGGAGGTCGACGGCTGGTTCTGCACCAACGTCGACGCGCGCTGGGGCGAACTTCGTGAAGAGGTGCGCAACATCCTCGCGGAAGACAACAAGATACAGCAGGTCATAAAACTTGTCGGAGAGGACGTTCTTCCAGACGACCAGAGGCTCATCGCCTTTACGGCCTTTCTGATAAAGAACGGCTACCTTCAGCAGAACTCCTTCGGCTCCGACTCATACTCGCCGCCGATGAAGGGCTTTGAGATACTCTCCGTCATCCTCGAATTTCACCACAAGGCGATGGAGCTTGTCCATAAGGACATCCCCATCTCTCTGATAAAGGACGACGAGTCTATCGACTCGATAACCCACCTGAGAGAACTCGCGGCGGAGGACAAAGAGGGCTTCGACCAGCTTCGCAAACGCATAGACGCGCACCTTGAACGCGTCGCCGCGGAACGCACAAGAAAATTAAGGGGTGGTGAATAG
- a CDS encoding V-type ATP synthase subunit F, with protein sequence MKAYLVSDNHDSLVGMRLAGIEGTLVHTPDETYAAIEAALKMRNLAILAITEKAAEMAEEIIQQLRERGDLPLVVEIPDRFGTKRGPDFLTRYVQEAIGVKM encoded by the coding sequence ATGAAGGCCTACCTTGTGAGCGACAATCATGACTCCCTTGTGGGGATGCGTCTGGCCGGAATCGAAGGGACGCTCGTTCACACTCCCGATGAAACATACGCAGCTATCGAAGCCGCGCTGAAGATGCGCAACCTCGCTATACTCGCCATCACGGAAAAAGCGGCCGAGATGGCGGAGGAGATCATTCAGCAGCTGCGTGAACGCGGAGACCTGCCGCTTGTAGTCGAGATACCCGACAGATTCGGCACCAAAAGGGGACCTGATTTTCTGACGAGATACGTCCAGGAAGCTATCGGGGTAAAGATGTGA